One window of the Rhodohalobacter sp. SW132 genome contains the following:
- a CDS encoding RNA methyltransferase, which produces MRKRSTRRILEDNQNRSTPLGSHFILWLHNIRSLHNVGAAFRNADAFGVSRLLLSGYTPTPPRPEITKTAIGAEEHIPWSTVQNPAESAQLLKNDGYHITGLEQTDQSVILNRFEMPSPKIVLVLGNEVTGIDDDFLPLLDSSVEIPQYGTKHSLNVSVACGVALYGFLNLFEQKTNR; this is translated from the coding sequence TTGCGAAAACGATCCACACGAAGAATTTTAGAGGATAACCAGAATCGAAGCACACCGCTTGGCTCCCACTTCATTCTGTGGCTTCACAACATCCGAAGCCTTCACAATGTGGGGGCTGCATTCCGGAATGCGGATGCTTTTGGTGTGAGCCGGTTACTGCTTTCAGGATACACACCAACCCCACCCCGGCCAGAGATCACCAAAACAGCGATTGGCGCTGAAGAGCATATCCCATGGAGTACAGTTCAAAATCCGGCCGAAAGTGCTCAGCTCTTAAAGAATGACGGTTATCACATCACCGGTCTTGAACAAACAGACCAAAGCGTTATTCTGAACCGGTTTGAAATGCCCTCACCTAAAATTGTTCTTGTGCTTGGAAATGAAGTCACCGGCATCGATGACGATTTTCTGCCTCTTCTCGACAGCTCTGTTGAAATACCGCAATATGGCACGAAACATTCATTAAATGTATCTGTAGCCTGTGGTGTTGCGCTTTATGGATTTCTGAACCTGTTCGAGCAGAAAACAAATCGATAA
- a CDS encoding UDP-glucose/GDP-mannose dehydrogenase family protein, with product MKIAVIGTGYVGLVSGTCFADSGNEVTCVDIDADKVQLMREGTVPIYEPGLNRVFDRAIREKRLKFTTNLEEAFETAEIIFLCLPTPPGADGQADLSFVLNVADELGDLFESHPGYRVVVNKSTVPVGTADKVREKIAAKTDQEFDVVSNPEFLREGAAVEDFMKPERVVVGTRSEKAAEVMTRLYEPFVRSGNPIIVMDERSSELTKYAANAMLATKITFMNEIANVCETVGADVDNVRRGIGTDSRIGKRFLFAGIGYGGSCFPKDVQAIHYTAEQNGYNFQILDSVMKVNEKQKVSIVQKMKDYYGESLKDKTVGIWGLSFKPETDDIREAPSLYITKELAEMGVKMKAYDPEAVDTFKAALSEETLKQITFEEDRDSVIEGVDALVICTEWNEFRRPNLENFTKKMNSPVIFDGRNLYGLDRAEEAGLTYFSVGRRTVGANHKQIN from the coding sequence ATGAAAATTGCAGTTATTGGAACGGGATATGTTGGATTGGTAAGCGGTACATGTTTTGCTGATAGCGGAAATGAGGTAACATGTGTGGATATCGATGCTGATAAAGTTCAGCTGATGCGCGAAGGCACAGTTCCCATCTACGAACCGGGACTAAACCGTGTCTTCGATCGTGCAATCCGGGAAAAACGCCTGAAATTCACAACGAACCTGGAAGAAGCGTTTGAAACTGCAGAGATTATTTTTCTTTGTCTGCCCACACCTCCGGGAGCCGACGGCCAGGCAGATCTGAGTTTTGTTCTTAATGTAGCTGATGAGCTTGGAGACCTGTTTGAGTCTCATCCGGGATATCGTGTAGTGGTAAACAAGAGTACCGTGCCGGTGGGAACCGCCGATAAAGTCCGAGAAAAAATTGCGGCTAAAACCGACCAGGAATTCGATGTAGTATCCAACCCGGAATTTCTCAGGGAAGGCGCTGCTGTTGAAGATTTTATGAAACCTGAGCGAGTTGTTGTAGGAACAAGAAGCGAAAAAGCGGCTGAGGTTATGACTCGTTTGTACGAGCCCTTTGTTCGAAGCGGAAACCCGATTATTGTGATGGATGAGCGTAGTTCTGAGCTCACTAAATACGCGGCGAACGCCATGCTTGCTACAAAAATCACATTTATGAACGAGATCGCTAATGTATGCGAAACTGTTGGAGCTGACGTGGATAACGTCCGCCGGGGCATCGGAACTGATTCTCGTATCGGGAAACGTTTTCTGTTTGCCGGAATCGGTTACGGCGGAAGCTGCTTTCCTAAAGACGTTCAGGCAATTCACTATACGGCCGAACAGAATGGATACAATTTCCAGATCCTGGACTCCGTGATGAAAGTCAACGAAAAGCAGAAAGTATCTATCGTTCAGAAAATGAAGGATTATTACGGCGAATCGCTGAAAGATAAAACGGTTGGTATCTGGGGATTAAGTTTTAAACCGGAAACCGATGATATCAGAGAGGCACCCTCACTTTACATCACTAAAGAACTTGCCGAAATGGGTGTGAAAATGAAAGCCTACGATCCTGAAGCTGTTGATACGTTTAAAGCTGCTTTATCAGAAGAAACACTTAAGCAGATAACATTTGAAGAAGATCGCGATAGCGTGATTGAAGGTGTGGATGCCCTTGTAATTTGTACGGAATGGAATGAATTCCGCCGGCCTAACCTCGAAAATTTCACAAAAAAAATGAATTCACCCGTAATTTTTGATGGCCGTAATCTCTATGGTCTGGATCGTGCTGAAGAGGCCGGTCTGACCTACTTTAGCGTGGGCAGAAGAACCGTCGGCGCTAATCATAAGCAGATCAACTGA
- a CDS encoding NUDIX domain-containing protein: MAKKKLIDLYLYRIKNNNVEFLLFKRSSGKIYEGQWRMIGGKVKPDETRWQAALRELKEETGLKPLHFWTVPSINQFYEQSSDTIHSIPVFAAEIDASPGISLDDEHSEYRWINPDNASDFIQWPEQIRLIKLTSQLINTNRILEDWRVPLP, encoded by the coding sequence ATGGCTAAAAAAAAACTCATCGATCTTTATCTTTACAGAATAAAGAACAATAACGTTGAGTTTCTGCTGTTCAAACGGTCAAGTGGTAAGATTTACGAAGGGCAGTGGAGAATGATTGGCGGGAAAGTGAAGCCTGATGAAACCCGCTGGCAGGCTGCCCTCCGCGAACTGAAAGAGGAGACGGGCCTTAAGCCCCTGCACTTCTGGACAGTGCCAAGCATTAACCAGTTTTACGAGCAGAGCAGCGATACAATCCACAGTATTCCCGTTTTTGCTGCAGAAATCGATGCCAGCCCCGGAATCAGCCTCGATGATGAACATTCCGAATACAGGTGGATTAACCCCGACAACGCTTCAGATTTTATTCAATGGCCGGAACAAATTCGACTCATCAAGCTTACAAGTCAACTTATCAACACAAATCGAATCCTGGAAGATTGGCGCGTTCCCTTACCCTGA
- a CDS encoding UDP-glucuronic acid decarboxylase family protein, producing the protein MAKKRVLITGGCGFLGSHLCDRYLKEGYQVICMDNLLTGSAENIAHLIGNEDFEFIKHDVTNFIYVPGELDLVLHFASPASPIDYLEMPIQTLKVGSLGTHKALGLAKEKNARFLLASTSEVYGDPLKHPQNEDYWGNVNPIGFRGVYDEAKRFAEAMTMGYHRYHNLETRIVRIFNTYGTRMRLKDGRALPTFMRQALKGNPITVFGDGSQTRSFTYVDDLVEGIFRLSQSDEVEPVNIGNPQEVTILEFAKEIIKLTGSKSEIVHEELPDDDPKVRQPDISKAKRVLDWEPTVDRIDGLRKTLAYFKEKVDKSNG; encoded by the coding sequence ATGGCCAAGAAAAGAGTTCTTATCACCGGCGGATGCGGCTTTTTGGGTTCACACCTGTGTGACAGGTATCTGAAAGAAGGATATCAGGTTATCTGTATGGATAACCTTTTAACCGGTTCAGCGGAAAATATTGCTCATTTGATCGGTAATGAAGATTTTGAGTTCATCAAACACGATGTAACCAACTTTATTTACGTGCCGGGCGAGCTCGATCTTGTACTTCATTTTGCATCACCGGCGTCACCGATTGACTATCTTGAAATGCCGATTCAGACTCTCAAAGTGGGTTCACTCGGAACTCACAAGGCACTCGGACTTGCCAAAGAAAAAAATGCAAGGTTTCTGCTGGCATCCACAAGTGAGGTGTACGGAGATCCGCTGAAACATCCGCAGAATGAAGATTACTGGGGAAATGTTAACCCGATTGGATTTCGCGGAGTGTATGATGAAGCCAAGCGTTTTGCAGAAGCAATGACGATGGGCTACCACCGCTATCATAATCTCGAAACGCGTATTGTTCGGATTTTCAATACGTATGGTACGCGAATGCGTTTAAAGGATGGCCGTGCGCTGCCAACCTTTATGCGGCAGGCGCTGAAAGGTAACCCGATCACCGTATTTGGTGATGGTTCTCAAACCCGGTCATTTACATATGTGGATGACTTGGTAGAAGGAATCTTCCGGCTTTCGCAAAGTGACGAGGTAGAACCGGTGAACATTGGAAATCCACAGGAAGTTACGATTCTTGAGTTTGCCAAAGAGATCATCAAACTAACCGGAAGCAAGAGTGAAATTGTACATGAAGAGCTGCCGGATGACGATCCAAAAGTTCGTCAGCCCGACATTTCCAAAGCAAAACGTGTATTAGACTGGGAGCCGACAGTGGATCGTATCGATGGCCTCAGGAAAACACTCGCCTACTTCAAAGAGAAGGTTGATAAAAGCAATGGCTAA
- the greA gene encoding transcription elongation factor GreA — protein MKKNYLSKEGYERLDNELRDLKTRGRREIAEEIAEARAKGDLSENAEYDAAKEAQGHLESRIAELENTLATSSIIDEKNIDDTKAYLLSTVTILNHNTNKEMQYTLVSKDEADFKAKKISVDSPIGQAILGKEVGDVVEADVPAGKLKLEIKKIERR, from the coding sequence ATGAAGAAAAATTATTTATCGAAAGAAGGGTACGAAAGGCTTGATAATGAGTTACGGGATCTGAAAACACGCGGAAGAAGAGAGATAGCTGAGGAGATTGCCGAGGCAAGAGCCAAAGGCGATCTAAGCGAAAATGCTGAATATGATGCCGCTAAAGAAGCTCAGGGGCATCTTGAATCCCGCATAGCAGAGCTTGAAAATACCCTCGCAACGTCCAGTATTATTGATGAGAAGAATATCGACGACACAAAAGCGTACCTTCTCTCAACAGTTACCATCTTAAATCATAATACGAATAAAGAGATGCAGTATACGCTGGTCTCGAAAGATGAGGCAGATTTTAAAGCCAAAAAAATATCTGTCGATTCCCCCATTGGTCAGGCTATTCTCGGAAAAGAAGTTGGAGATGTTGTAGAAGCAGATGTGCCGGCCGGCAAACTTAAACTTGAAATCAAAAAAATAGAGCGCAGATAG